A genomic segment from Cyprinus carpio isolate SPL01 chromosome A4, ASM1834038v1, whole genome shotgun sequence encodes:
- the LOC109053613 gene encoding dual specificity tyrosine-phosphorylation-regulated kinase 2 isoform X1: MLTKKPCAAAAVYPTGKGGEICQLQSSPGLGIGGPLAGAGTEATSPVTLPPLRNSNSLTAGGNKHTMNDHLHVGNHQQIHVQQLFEENSNKRTVLTAQPNGLTPVGRTGLAMPEKQQESSQCRQGSSSSIKSTESKPKPAPLTPEQAMKQYLSKLSVFEHQEIFSNPEIYFIGPNAKKRQGVVGGSNNGGYDDDQGSYIQVPHDHIAYRYEVLKVIGKGSFGQVVKAYDHKNHQQVALKMVRNEKRFHRQAAEEIRILEHLRKQDKDSTMNVIHMLENFTFRNHICMTFELLSMNLYELIKKNKFQGFSLPLVRKFAHSILQCLDSLHKNRIIHCDLKPENILLKQQGRSGIKVIDFGSSCYEHQRVYTYIQSRFYRAPEVILGARYGMPIDMWSLGCILAELLTGYPLLPGEDEGDQLACVIELLGMPSQKLLDSSKRAKNFISSKGYPRYCTVTTLPDGSVVLNGGRSRRGKLRGPPGSRDWMTALKGCDDPLFLDFLKQCLEWDPSLRMTPSQALRHPWLRRRLPKPPTGEKTTVKRITEGTGAITSISKIPPPSGSATKLRTNLAQMTDANGNIQQRTVLPKLVS; encoded by the exons ATGTTAACCAAGAAACcctgcgctgctgctgctgtctacCCGACTG GCAAAGGGGGTGAGATTTGCCAGCTACAGTCTTCCCCAGGACTGGGCATCGGGGGTCCCCTGGCTGGAGCAGGGACTGAAGCCACATCACCCGTCACATTACCACCACTCAGGAACAGCAACTCTCTCACG GCTGGAGGCAATAAACACACAATGAATGACCATCTGCACGTTGGGAATCACCAGCAGATCCATGTTCAACAGCTGTTTGAGGAAAACAGCAACAAACGGACAGTTTTGACTGCACAACCCAATGGGTTGACACCCGTAGGTAGAACAGGTCTAGCCATGCCAGAGAAGCAGCAAGAAAGCAGCCAGTGTCGACAAGGCAGCTCAAGTTCCATCAAGTCAACTGAAAGCAAACCCAAGCCAGCACCTTTGACTCCTGAGCAGGCCATGAAACAGTACTTGTCTAAGCTTTCAGTGTTTGAACATCAAGAGATCTTCAGCAACCCTGAGATCTATTTTATAGGTCCAAATGCAAAGAAAAGACAAGGAGTAGTTGGGGGGTCAAACAATGGAGGTTATGATGATGATCAGGGTTCCTACATTCAAGTGCCCCATGACCATATAGCATATCGGTATGAGGTACTAAAGGTTATTGGTAAAGGCAGTTTTGGCCAGGTGGTGAAGGCCTACGACCACAAGAACCACCAGCAAGTGGCTCTGAAAATGGTGCGTAATGAAAAGCGATTCCATCGCCAAGCAGCTGAGGAAATTCGCATTCTGGAACACTTGCGCAAACAGGATAAGGACTCCACCATGAATGTCATCCACATGCTGGAGAACTTTACATTCCGCAACCATATCTGCATGACGTTTGAGTTGCTCAGCATGAACCTTTATGAGCTTATCAAGAAAAACAAGTTTCAGGGCTTTAGTTTGCCATTAGTGCGCAAGTTTGCACACTCCATCTTGCAGTGTCTTGACTCCCTGCACAAGAACAGAATCATTCACTGCGACCTCAAGCCTGAGAATATCCTTTTGAAGCAGCAGGGGCGCAGTGGGATAAAAGTGATCGACTTTGGCTCCAGCTGCTACGAGCATCAACGGGTCTACACTTACATCCAGTCACGCTTCTACAGGGCCCCAGAGGTCATTCTGGGTGCTCGATACGGGATGCCAATTGATATGTGGAGCTTAGGTTGTATCTTAGCGGAATTACTTACAGGGTACCCTCTCTTGCCTGGAGAAGATGAAGGGGACCAACTAGCATGTGTCATAGAGCTGCTGGGTATGCCCTCCCAGAAGCTACTGGATTCATCTAAGAGAGCCAAAAATTTTATCAGTTCAAAGGGATACCCCCGTTACTGCACAGTCACAACCTTGCCTGATGGCTCGGTGGTGTTGAATGGGGGAAGGTCACGTAGGGGAAAACTCAGAGGTCCACCTGGTAGCAGGGACTGGATGACAGCACTTAAGGGCTGTGATGACCCCCTCTTCTTGGACTTTCTGAAACAGTGTCTAGAGTGGGACCCGTCCCTGCGTATGACCCCCAGTCAGGCCCTCCGCCACCCATGGCTCAGAAGACGCTTGCCAAAACCTCCCACTGGGGAGAAAACCACCGTAAAGCGGATCACTGAGGGTACTGGTGCTATAACTTCAATCTCCAAAATACCTCCCCCTTCTGGCTCAGCCACAAAGTTAAGGACTAACCTGGCACAAATGACTGATGCCAATGGGAATATACAACAAAGGACAGTGTTGCCAAAATTAGTCAGTTGA
- the LOC109053613 gene encoding dual specificity tyrosine-phosphorylation-regulated kinase 2 isoform X2 — MLHNACKGGEICQLQSSPGLGIGGPLAGAGTEATSPVTLPPLRNSNSLTAGGNKHTMNDHLHVGNHQQIHVQQLFEENSNKRTVLTAQPNGLTPVGRTGLAMPEKQQESSQCRQGSSSSIKSTESKPKPAPLTPEQAMKQYLSKLSVFEHQEIFSNPEIYFIGPNAKKRQGVVGGSNNGGYDDDQGSYIQVPHDHIAYRYEVLKVIGKGSFGQVVKAYDHKNHQQVALKMVRNEKRFHRQAAEEIRILEHLRKQDKDSTMNVIHMLENFTFRNHICMTFELLSMNLYELIKKNKFQGFSLPLVRKFAHSILQCLDSLHKNRIIHCDLKPENILLKQQGRSGIKVIDFGSSCYEHQRVYTYIQSRFYRAPEVILGARYGMPIDMWSLGCILAELLTGYPLLPGEDEGDQLACVIELLGMPSQKLLDSSKRAKNFISSKGYPRYCTVTTLPDGSVVLNGGRSRRGKLRGPPGSRDWMTALKGCDDPLFLDFLKQCLEWDPSLRMTPSQALRHPWLRRRLPKPPTGEKTTVKRITEGTGAITSISKIPPPSGSATKLRTNLAQMTDANGNIQQRTVLPKLVS, encoded by the exons ATGCTCCATAACGCTT GCAAAGGGGGTGAGATTTGCCAGCTACAGTCTTCCCCAGGACTGGGCATCGGGGGTCCCCTGGCTGGAGCAGGGACTGAAGCCACATCACCCGTCACATTACCACCACTCAGGAACAGCAACTCTCTCACG GCTGGAGGCAATAAACACACAATGAATGACCATCTGCACGTTGGGAATCACCAGCAGATCCATGTTCAACAGCTGTTTGAGGAAAACAGCAACAAACGGACAGTTTTGACTGCACAACCCAATGGGTTGACACCCGTAGGTAGAACAGGTCTAGCCATGCCAGAGAAGCAGCAAGAAAGCAGCCAGTGTCGACAAGGCAGCTCAAGTTCCATCAAGTCAACTGAAAGCAAACCCAAGCCAGCACCTTTGACTCCTGAGCAGGCCATGAAACAGTACTTGTCTAAGCTTTCAGTGTTTGAACATCAAGAGATCTTCAGCAACCCTGAGATCTATTTTATAGGTCCAAATGCAAAGAAAAGACAAGGAGTAGTTGGGGGGTCAAACAATGGAGGTTATGATGATGATCAGGGTTCCTACATTCAAGTGCCCCATGACCATATAGCATATCGGTATGAGGTACTAAAGGTTATTGGTAAAGGCAGTTTTGGCCAGGTGGTGAAGGCCTACGACCACAAGAACCACCAGCAAGTGGCTCTGAAAATGGTGCGTAATGAAAAGCGATTCCATCGCCAAGCAGCTGAGGAAATTCGCATTCTGGAACACTTGCGCAAACAGGATAAGGACTCCACCATGAATGTCATCCACATGCTGGAGAACTTTACATTCCGCAACCATATCTGCATGACGTTTGAGTTGCTCAGCATGAACCTTTATGAGCTTATCAAGAAAAACAAGTTTCAGGGCTTTAGTTTGCCATTAGTGCGCAAGTTTGCACACTCCATCTTGCAGTGTCTTGACTCCCTGCACAAGAACAGAATCATTCACTGCGACCTCAAGCCTGAGAATATCCTTTTGAAGCAGCAGGGGCGCAGTGGGATAAAAGTGATCGACTTTGGCTCCAGCTGCTACGAGCATCAACGGGTCTACACTTACATCCAGTCACGCTTCTACAGGGCCCCAGAGGTCATTCTGGGTGCTCGATACGGGATGCCAATTGATATGTGGAGCTTAGGTTGTATCTTAGCGGAATTACTTACAGGGTACCCTCTCTTGCCTGGAGAAGATGAAGGGGACCAACTAGCATGTGTCATAGAGCTGCTGGGTATGCCCTCCCAGAAGCTACTGGATTCATCTAAGAGAGCCAAAAATTTTATCAGTTCAAAGGGATACCCCCGTTACTGCACAGTCACAACCTTGCCTGATGGCTCGGTGGTGTTGAATGGGGGAAGGTCACGTAGGGGAAAACTCAGAGGTCCACCTGGTAGCAGGGACTGGATGACAGCACTTAAGGGCTGTGATGACCCCCTCTTCTTGGACTTTCTGAAACAGTGTCTAGAGTGGGACCCGTCCCTGCGTATGACCCCCAGTCAGGCCCTCCGCCACCCATGGCTCAGAAGACGCTTGCCAAAACCTCCCACTGGGGAGAAAACCACCGTAAAGCGGATCACTGAGGGTACTGGTGCTATAACTTCAATCTCCAAAATACCTCCCCCTTCTGGCTCAGCCACAAAGTTAAGGACTAACCTGGCACAAATGACTGATGCCAATGGGAATATACAACAAAGGACAGTGTTGCCAAAATTAGTCAGTTGA